AGTTTTGATCGAGCTGCACCCATAGATACGTCAGTGTATCAGGAGAGGCATTGTGATAGGTGACGGTGGCCTCTCCCGTGATGGTGCGTTTCACATCATCCAGCTCGACTTGGATGTCATAGTCCGCACGGTTTTGCCAATACGTCTTCCCAGGTGCTCCCGAGGCGATGCGTTGAGGTGAGGGCGTGGGCAGCAGCTGATCAAGCTGCTGAAACTTCCCCACCGGCAATCCGGGTTCTCCAGCCATGAGGGGCAGGACTGCCAACAGGAAAAACAAAACGTGTTTCATCGTGCCTGCATTGTTTCGATGCGGATGTGATTGGCAATCTCAGAATCGTGGGAAAGCAGAGGCACAAAAAAACCCGGAAGCGAAAGGCTTCCGGGCTCGGTTTAGATCGAAAAGGCGATTACGACGTCACTTCGCGATTTTCTCATCGCCATGGCTGGCGTCATCCTTGGTCGCTTTCTTGTTGCCCTTAGTGCGGCTGGAGAGGTAGGCGACGAGATCGCGCAGGTCCCGAGGCTGGAGAGCCGTGCCGAGCGGAGGCATGGCCGAGACAGGGGGGGCGATGGTGGCGATGTCGGCACGGGAGATCGTGCTGCTCTTGCCATCCAGGCCGACCACTTCCACCTCGGTGGGGGTTTCCTTCGCCAAGCGAGCCATGACAAGCTGGCCATCTTTCTTGGTGATGGCGGCGAGGCCATATCCAGGAGCGATGACCGCATTCGGATTCACCAGGGATTCGATCAGTTTTTCAGGCTTCAGACGCTCACCCACTTGAGTGAGATCGGGGCCCTGAACGCCGCCTTCCCCACTGATCTTGTGGCACTGCATGCAGGCCCCTTGATTGCGGAAGACGAGTTCACCGAGTTTTGAATCACCCCCGGTTTCGCTGAGACGATAGACGGCGTCAGGTGCGGTGGCGGCATAGGCGGTTACGAGGGTTTGGCTGCTCGGTGTGTTCAGCGCTTGGAGGGCGAGGTAAACATCCAGCCAGAGAGCGTGGCGCAGTGATTTGTTCTCACGATCCTTCCATAGCTGCTCGATCTCTTCAGGATGGGTGGTGGCGAGTCCGGTGATGCCAGCACGTGCTTTAGCCAACGGACCTTTTGAGATGGCTTCACGTGCAATGTCGGTGAGGCCGTCCAGCTTCAAGTTGAAGCCATGACCCAAGGCAGAGGCGGAGACTGTGGCGGAGCTGTCTGCCATGAGGTCTTTCACCACAGGTGCGGCCTCCGTCGGATAAGCGGTGACGAGGCTGTCCAGCGCAGCGACGCGAACCTCTGCGGCGACGGTTTTGTTTGTGGCAAAGTTGCGCAGCGTTTTGGCTTCCAAGCGAACTCCCGTTTCCGAGGCCAACTTCAGGGCGAGAGAGGCGAGGTGGGGATCGAGATCCCCTGCGAGCAAAGCGCGTAGATCGGTCTCGATGGCTTGGCCGAGTGCCGCGAGGGTGCGTTCGGCTTTGGGCAGCGGACGGTAGATGCCCAGGACAGGATCGGTGACGATTTGTTTCTCCCAGAGGCGTAGCGCATGCAGCGCTGCCGTGCGGGTGGCTTCATCGAGCGTGACGTCGCGCACCATCTGGATGAGATGGCGGGCATGGTCAGCCGTGCCGCGACGGTAGTTCGCAGCGACGATACGTTGCTGAACGGTCGGTGGGAAAGCCGCCGCTTCCTTGGCTAGAGCCGCGACAGCATCTCCGGCAGGGCCATCCACTACGGTCGTGTCATAGATGGCACGCACCGCTTCACGGCGGATCTGGGCATCGCTATCGCTGAGGAATGTGGCGCAGTCGGGGCTCTCATGGCGGCGCAGGTAAAGCAGGGCGGTGAGGCGCACCTCCCTGTCTGCATCTGTGCTGTGGGCTTTTGCGGCAGCTTCGGTGCCAATCAGATCCAAGGCCGAGAGGGCGGAATGGCGCAGGACCGGGTCCACCTCGGTTTTGCCGGTTTGGGCCGCTAAGGTGTAGAGTGCCTCAGTTACTTGCTCATCGCCGGGCTTCACAATGCGGCGCAGTGCTACAGCCGCGAGGGAGCTGACATGAGGTGAGGTGTCGTTCAGCAGAGTCAGCAGAGCATCCCGGCTCTCCACCACACGCACACTCCCCAGAGTGCGGGCGGCATTGGCACGGATGTCGGCTTCCTTATCTGTCGTTAGGTCAAGAAGGGCTTCGCTAACAGCGATTCCTTGGCGTCCGAGCTGATCCAGCCCCCAAATGCCATGCAAGCGGCTTTTGACAGGTTTGGTTTCATCTTTAGCGATGGCGATAAGCGTATTGATCTCCTTGCGCTTCACCAGCTCGAACTGCGCCGCCTGACGCACACGCTTGTCGGTGTGAGCAAGTAGGGTGACAAGACCTGGAATCGTTTCCTCTTTCAGGCCACGCGCAAACAGGGCTTTCACTTCTGCGCCTGCTTTTTGTTGGGCAGGTTCTTTGGGGGTTAAGACTTCAATGGCACCGTTGGTATTGATGCTCCAGCCTCCTCCGAAGTCGCACAGGTAGATGTTGCCATCGTAGCCCAGTTCCACATCACTGACTCCCACGCCCTCGACAAAGATGTCTTCGGAGTTGGCGGCAAAGCCGGCGCCTTTCGCTTCAAGGCCCACCGTTAGCACCGTGCAGCCCTGAGAGGCACCTCGGTAGTTGGCCAGCAGGAACTTGCCGCGCAGATCTTCAGGCAGGGATTCACCGGTCAGCCAAGTGACGCCGGAAGGCCCACGCGCCACATGCGAGGCGGGAGGATACACCCACTGAGGCTGCTCTTCATTGAAGAGGTCATACATGCGCTCAGCCACCCACATGGATTTCTGGGGGTGAAAGTCTTCCCAGTCGAGATTAGTCACATACTGATGGGCGGACTGATGGCTCATGTCCCACCCCGAGTCACTGCCCTCCAGCGCATACACCATGCGGGCGAGGTCACCGATGTCACCCGTGTTATCGAAGGTGAAAAGATTGCCCGCTTCATCAAAGGCCAGTTCCTGTGGATTGCGCAGCCCCTTGCAGAACACTTCAAAACCGCTGCCATCGGATTCACAACGGAAGATGGCTCCGCGTCCACCACCCGCATGGACTTGGCCGTCCTTCGTAGTCACATGATATCCGCGATCTCCTACGGAAAAATAAAGCCGCCCGTCTGGACCCCGAGTGATGCCGTGCAGGTCGTGCCCCAAGAAAGACACACGCACGCCGAACCCTTTGACGATGGCTTCCTCCGCATCGGCCACGCCATCATCATCTTTGTCGGTCAGTTTCCACAGGTTGGGGATGCAGGTGAAATACACCGCATCCTCCTCCGCCAGCACCGAGAAGCCCAGGCCATCCAGCGCCTCATGGAAGCGATCTGAAAACAAGGTGCGATGATCGGCAGCCCCATTGCCATCGCGGTCTTCCAATCGGATGAGCCGATCTGCGGTGTTGGTGAAGAAGCCCACCGGGAAGCGTGCTTCCCAGGTTTTGTAAAGATTGGCGCGATCGTCCAAAGTCTGTGCCTGGAAGTCCCCACGGATCAGTTCATTGGCTCCGCGAAGATCCGGCACGCCGCGCCAGAAGCGGTTGGCCTCGACGACGAATAGCCGCCCTTTCGGGTCGAAACCAAAGCTGCCGGGGTTTTCAATAAAGGGAAAACGCACCCAGGTGTGAGCCTCGAACCCTGGATGCTTCACGATGCCCGGGAAGGGCTCCGGAGCATTTTTCAAGGGGGGTAAATCCTTCTCCGGCACCGTCGGGATGGGTTGCTGCCGTTGGTTCATTTCATCCAGCGTGAGCGCGGATGCCGAGGCTGTCAGAAAGCCCAGGGTCGAAAAAAGAAGGAAGGTTCTCTGCATTGGTTAGGGTGGGGGAATCCGCTTTATGCGGCATCTTTGGGATACGTCAACTGCACGTGCTTTTAGCGTGGGGAAATGATCACGCCACAGATGGAGAGTCCACACGGACCTGTCTGAAACTCCATTTGTGCTCCATCTTTGGGCAAAATCTGTCACTCCATCGTGAGAATTGGGTAACTGTGGTTAAGTCAAAACCTCCGAGAACACCATGAAGGATA
The DNA window shown above is from Prosthecobacter debontii and carries:
- a CDS encoding PVC-type heme-binding CxxCH protein; the protein is MQRTFLLFSTLGFLTASASALTLDEMNQRQQPIPTVPEKDLPPLKNAPEPFPGIVKHPGFEAHTWVRFPFIENPGSFGFDPKGRLFVVEANRFWRGVPDLRGANELIRGDFQAQTLDDRANLYKTWEARFPVGFFTNTADRLIRLEDRDGNGAADHRTLFSDRFHEALDGLGFSVLAEEDAVYFTCIPNLWKLTDKDDDGVADAEEAIVKGFGVRVSFLGHDLHGITRGPDGRLYFSVGDRGYHVTTKDGQVHAGGGRGAIFRCESDGSGFEVFCKGLRNPQELAFDEAGNLFTFDNTGDIGDLARMVYALEGSDSGWDMSHQSAHQYVTNLDWEDFHPQKSMWVAERMYDLFNEEQPQWVYPPASHVARGPSGVTWLTGESLPEDLRGKFLLANYRGASQGCTVLTVGLEAKGAGFAANSEDIFVEGVGVSDVELGYDGNIYLCDFGGGWSINTNGAIEVLTPKEPAQQKAGAEVKALFARGLKEETIPGLVTLLAHTDKRVRQAAQFELVKRKEINTLIAIAKDETKPVKSRLHGIWGLDQLGRQGIAVSEALLDLTTDKEADIRANAARTLGSVRVVESRDALLTLLNDTSPHVSSLAAVALRRIVKPGDEQVTEALYTLAAQTGKTEVDPVLRHSALSALDLIGTEAAAKAHSTDADREVRLTALLYLRRHESPDCATFLSDSDAQIRREAVRAIYDTTVVDGPAGDAVAALAKEAAAFPPTVQQRIVAANYRRGTADHARHLIQMVRDVTLDEATRTAALHALRLWEKQIVTDPVLGIYRPLPKAERTLAALGQAIETDLRALLAGDLDPHLASLALKLASETGVRLEAKTLRNFATNKTVAAEVRVAALDSLVTAYPTEAAPVVKDLMADSSATVSASALGHGFNLKLDGLTDIAREAISKGPLAKARAGITGLATTHPEEIEQLWKDRENKSLRHALWLDVYLALQALNTPSSQTLVTAYAATAPDAVYRLSETGGDSKLGELVFRNQGACMQCHKISGEGGVQGPDLTQVGERLKPEKLIESLVNPNAVIAPGYGLAAITKKDGQLVMARLAKETPTEVEVVGLDGKSSTISRADIATIAPPVSAMPPLGTALQPRDLRDLVAYLSSRTKGNKKATKDDASHGDEKIAK